One stretch of Chryseobacterium fluminis DNA includes these proteins:
- the bshA gene encoding N-acetyl-alpha-D-glucosaminyl L-malate synthase BshA, with product MKIGILCYPTYGGSGIVATELGMSLANKGYEVHFISNALPARLDITNPNIFFHRVNVQTYPLFQYQPYDIALSSMIYRVVNLYKLDLLHAHYAIPYAYAAFTAKQMLREDNNDIPLVTTLHGTDITLVGQHPSYKHAVEFSINQSDAITSVSESLKRDTLQFFKIKKEIQVITNFIDNSEFDEPSDCQRTQFANSDEKILIHVSNLRPVKRVDEVLQIFKNVQNKVKSKLIIIGEGPDMEKISQFLEENPDLISKIRLLGKVNDLYRILQLSDVFLLPSEQESFGLAALEAMAAHTPVISSNAGGIPEVNIQGETGFLAEIGNVEAMSNYTIKLLSNDELLAKMKENAKEQAIKFDLKNILPIYEEMYRTTIENFKKELTKV from the coding sequence ATGAAAATAGGCATACTTTGCTATCCAACATACGGCGGAAGCGGAATCGTAGCAACAGAACTGGGAATGTCACTGGCCAACAAAGGCTATGAGGTTCACTTTATCAGTAATGCGCTTCCTGCAAGACTTGATATTACCAATCCGAATATTTTCTTTCACAGGGTGAATGTTCAGACGTATCCGCTTTTTCAATATCAGCCTTATGATATCGCATTAAGTTCCATGATCTATCGGGTAGTGAATCTTTACAAACTGGATCTACTGCATGCTCATTATGCTATACCCTATGCCTACGCAGCTTTTACTGCAAAACAGATGTTGCGGGAAGACAATAATGACATTCCGTTGGTAACCACGCTTCACGGAACGGATATTACTTTGGTAGGACAACATCCAAGCTACAAACATGCGGTAGAATTTTCTATCAATCAGTCGGATGCCATCACTTCTGTTTCAGAAAGCCTTAAAAGAGATACCTTACAGTTCTTTAAAATCAAAAAAGAAATTCAGGTCATTACCAATTTTATTGATAATTCTGAATTTGATGAACCGAGTGACTGCCAGCGCACCCAGTTTGCCAATTCTGATGAGAAAATCCTGATCCATGTTTCTAATTTGCGCCCGGTAAAAAGAGTCGATGAAGTACTACAGATTTTCAAAAATGTTCAGAACAAGGTTAAATCAAAATTAATCATCATCGGTGAAGGTCCGGATATGGAAAAGATCAGTCAGTTCTTAGAAGAAAACCCTGATCTAATTTCAAAGATCCGTCTGCTCGGTAAAGTAAACGATTTATACAGGATCCTTCAGCTTTCAGATGTATTTTTATTGCCTTCGGAACAGGAAAGCTTTGGTTTGGCCGCATTAGAAGCAATGGCTGCCCATACGCCGGTGATCAGCTCGAATGCAGGAGGAATTCCGGAAGTAAACATCCAGGGAGAAACCGGATTCTTAGCAGAAATCGGAAATGTGGAGGCGATGAGCAACTATACCATTAAACTGCTGAGCAACGATGAACTTTTAGCCAAAATGAAAGAAAATGCGAAAGAACAGGCTATAAAATTCGATTTAAAAAACATTCTTCCTATCTATGAAGAAATGTATAGAACAACGATCGAAAATTTCAAAAAAGAGTTGACAAAAGTGTAG
- a CDS encoding DUF2851 family protein, which produces MTEKLLQYLWNFKVFKHFDFKDIEGNSVEIHDFGKWNTDSGPDFLSARIKINDLIFAGNIELHVKSSDWIFHNHSSDPNYQNIILHIVFQNDMEIEEFNHNHIPTLELLNYIDQDILWKYKKLAGGSQFIPCETIFNPTRIPVNFHEQNMLKKLEQKSLELEKSLQQFKNNFEAVLFQSLAYSFGLKVNAFIFKQIAESVDFSIINKLRHNETQLEALLFGISGWLENPEDDRMKIWKREFDFIKVKFNISDLKFRPKFLRLRPPNFPTIRLSQLANLYHQHQSLFSKIIHIQRSEDIFEIFKKVKASEYWDNHFNFGKISTVHQPKTLSRDFVELLILNTVLPLKYTYQKYQNEETADEVLNFYRHLPAEKNAVVSDWKRLGLTCKNALESQSLIYHYKNSCEEKNCLNCSIGFKLLKESSNV; this is translated from the coding sequence ATGACGGAAAAACTGCTTCAATATCTTTGGAACTTTAAGGTTTTCAAACATTTTGACTTCAAGGATATTGAAGGGAATTCCGTTGAAATACACGACTTCGGTAAATGGAATACAGATTCCGGCCCGGATTTCTTATCGGCAAGAATTAAAATCAATGATCTTATTTTTGCCGGAAATATTGAGCTCCACGTCAAATCTTCCGACTGGATCTTTCATAACCACTCTTCAGATCCTAATTATCAGAATATTATCCTTCATATTGTTTTTCAAAACGACATGGAAATCGAGGAGTTTAATCATAATCATATTCCGACATTAGAATTACTCAATTACATCGACCAGGATATTCTCTGGAAATATAAAAAACTGGCGGGCGGAAGTCAGTTTATTCCCTGCGAAACCATTTTTAATCCTACCCGGATCCCGGTTAATTTCCATGAACAGAACATGTTAAAAAAACTGGAGCAGAAGTCCCTGGAATTAGAAAAAAGCTTACAGCAGTTTAAAAACAATTTTGAAGCTGTTTTATTTCAGAGCCTCGCCTATTCTTTCGGTTTAAAAGTTAATGCATTTATTTTTAAGCAGATCGCAGAAAGTGTCGACTTCAGCATCATTAACAAACTCCGCCATAATGAGACGCAGCTCGAAGCATTATTGTTTGGTATTTCCGGTTGGCTGGAAAACCCTGAAGATGACCGGATGAAAATCTGGAAACGCGAATTCGATTTTATTAAAGTGAAATTTAATATTTCCGATCTAAAATTCCGTCCCAAATTCTTACGGTTACGGCCACCTAATTTTCCGACCATCCGTTTATCACAATTAGCGAATCTTTATCATCAGCATCAGAGTTTATTTTCTAAAATTATTCATATTCAGCGTTCAGAGGATATATTTGAAATATTTAAAAAAGTAAAAGCTTCGGAATATTGGGACAATCATTTCAATTTCGGAAAAATTTCTACGGTACACCAGCCAAAGACGCTGAGCAGAGACTTTGTTGAATTGCTGATTTTAAATACTGTTTTACCCCTGAAATATACTTATCAGAAATATCAGAATGAGGAAACAGCAGATGAAGTATTGAATTTTTACAGGCATCTTCCTGCTGAAAAAAACGCCGTGGTAAGTGATTGGAAAAGATTGGGATTGACTTGCAAAAACGCTTTAGAAAGTCAGAGTCTGATTTATCATTATAAAAATTCATGTGAAGAAAAAAATTGCTTAAATTGCAGTATCGGATTTAAACTTTTAAAAGAATCTTCAAATGTTTGA
- a CDS encoding GNAT family N-acetyltransferase: MEFLQITSPDDYRVQEIFDSYCSTFPEDERRDWKTLVALFSNPKVKIISVSSESKNVGYLIIWELSNYTFVEHFEVFPEFRSQKLGSYITGYLFENYPRIILEIEPDHLGDDAKRRYSFYERNGFHLIDEMYVQPSYGPGKKPLDLWLLANYSPENIKEIKDEIYDVVYH, translated from the coding sequence ATGGAATTTTTACAAATTACAAGTCCTGACGATTACAGAGTTCAGGAAATTTTCGACTCCTACTGCAGTACCTTTCCCGAAGACGAGAGAAGAGACTGGAAAACGCTGGTTGCCTTATTCTCAAATCCGAAAGTTAAAATAATTTCGGTTTCATCCGAATCTAAAAATGTCGGGTATCTTATTATCTGGGAACTGAGCAATTATACTTTTGTGGAACATTTTGAAGTATTCCCGGAGTTCCGGAGTCAGAAATTAGGTTCGTACATCACCGGTTATTTATTTGAAAACTATCCCAGGATTATTCTGGAGATTGAGCCCGACCACTTAGGCGATGATGCCAAAAGACGTTACTCTTTTTATGAGCGGAACGGTTTTCATCTGATTGATGAAATGTATGTTCAGCCAAGTTACGGACCAGGAAAAAAACCACTCGATTTATGGTTGCTGGCCAACTATTCTCCTGAGAATATAAAGGAGATTAAAGATGAAATCTATGATGTCGTTTATCATTAA
- a CDS encoding PspC family transcriptional regulator: MFDNIRHKMEREWFGVLTRTGAKLGIPVSKLRVFFIYSTFATAGFFFLIYLGLAFTLWIKDIFITRRPSVFDL; encoded by the coding sequence ATGTTTGATAATATTCGCCACAAAATGGAAAGAGAATGGTTTGGTGTTCTGACCAGAACAGGCGCAAAACTGGGCATTCCTGTCTCTAAGCTGAGGGTATTTTTCATCTACTCTACTTTTGCTACCGCAGGATTTTTCTTTCTTATTTATTTGGGATTAGCCTTTACACTTTGGATTAAAGATATTTTCATTACAAGAAGACCGAGTGTTTTTGATTTATAA